The Vicia villosa cultivar HV-30 ecotype Madison, WI linkage group LG1, Vvil1.0, whole genome shotgun sequence genome includes a region encoding these proteins:
- the LOC131649815 gene encoding F-box protein At1g52495-like — protein sequence MTKSYIPDDAAFSILSKLPLKSLHRLSCLQKSWSLDSSFMIKLKNNVIYNNPGDSFLPLYLSENELYYFRGERFEKKTKLDFPTSFNIQEFDIFGFSSVKGVFCLIESLYTQPQRVVLWNPTTEEFKIIPPSLRVSRLIESSPHDDEWPEFYVHGFGYDQVNNDYKVVRCVQIPLTHYLHIFWEIYRLRNNCWSELKFKMPASYSDRQD from the coding sequence ATGACTAAAAGTTATATACCTGATGATGCTGCCTTCTCAATTTTATCAAAACTCCCTCTTAAATCTTTGCATCGATTGTCTTGTTTACAAAAATCATGGTCTTTAGATTCATCTTTCATGATCAAGCTCAAGAATAACGTAATATATAACAATCCTGGTGATTCATTTCTACCGTTATATTTATCCGAAAATGAGTTGTATTATTTTCGTGGAGAAAGATTCGAGAAGAAGACTAAATTAGATTTTCCAACTTCATTTAACATTCAAGAGTTTGATATATTTGGCTTTTCTAGTGTTAAAGGCGTATTTTGTCTGATTGAATCTTTATATACACAACCTCAAAGAGTTGTATTGTGGAACCCAACCACCGAAGAATTCAAGATCATTCCTCCCAGCTTGCGTGTGTCACGTCTCATTGAATCTTCTCCCCATGATGATGAATGGCCAGAGTTTTATGTTCATGGATTTGGTTATGACCAAGTTAACAATGACTATAAGGTGGTTCGTTGTGTACAAATTCCTCTAACTCATTATCTACACATCTTTTGGGAGATATATAGGTTAAGAAATAATTGTTGGAGTGAACTTAAATTTAAGATGCCTGCTTCTTATTCGGATCGTCaggattga
- the LOC131649824 gene encoding F-box protein At4g22390-like, giving the protein MIKLKNNVIYNNPGDSFLPLYLSENELDYFRGERFEKKTKLDFPTSFNIQEFDIFGFSSVKGIFCLIESLYTQPQRVVLWNPTTEEIKIIPPSLRVSRLIESSPHDDEWPEFYVHGFGYDQVNNDYKVVRCVQIPLTHYLHIFWEIYRLRNNCWSELKFKMPASYSNRQDLYVYTDGTCHWLSVRYKGYKDRLCLISFYLNNEVFKKTYIPYMDETFDREGEGIQLIVLQKFIGLISYHKSTTTLHISILGEIGVKKSWTKLIVIGMTPSLMHPIRAKKNEEITNNKLTWFDHLITHIFEKLEGKQHNSLV; this is encoded by the coding sequence ATGATCAAGCTCAAGAATAACGTAATATATAACAATCCTGGTGATTCATTTCTACCGTTATATTTATCCGAAAATGAGTTGGATTATTTTCGTGGAGAAAGATTCGAGAAGAAGACTAAATTAGATTTTCCAACTTCATTTAACATTCAAGAGTTTGATATATTTGGCTTTTCTAGTGTTAAAGGCATATTTTGTCTGATTGAATCTTTATATACACAACCTCAAAGAGTTGTATTGTGGAACCCAACCACCGAAGAAATCAAGATCATTCCTCCCAGCTTGCGTGTGTCACGTCTCATTGAATCTTCTCCCCATGATGATGAATGGCCAGAGTTTTATGTTCATGGATTTGGTTATGACCAAGTTAACAATGACTATAAGGTGGTTCGTTGTGTACAAATTCCTCTAACTCATTATCTACACATCTTTTGGGAGATATATAGGTTAAGAAATAATTGTTGGAGTGAACTTAAATTTAAGATGCCTGCTTCTTATTCGAATCGTCAGGATCTCTATGTTTACACCGACGGAACATGTCATTGGTTGTCTGTACGTTATAAAGGTTATAAAGATAGACTatgtttaatatcattttatttaaacAATGAAGTCttcaaaaaaacatatataccttACATGGATGAAACTTTTGATCGGGAAGGAGAAGGGATACAACTGATTGTGTTACAAAAGTTCATTGGCTTAATATCATATCATAAGTCTACGACTACACTTCACATATCAATTTTAGGTGAAATCGGCGTGAAGAAGTCATGGACCAAACTTATTGTTATTGGGATGACACCTAGTCTTATGCATCCTATTAGGGcgaaaaagaatgaagaaataaCAAACAATAAGCTAACCTGGTTTGACCATTTAATTACTCATATATTTGAGAAGCTTGAAGGTAAACAACATAATTCTCTAGTATAA
- the LOC131649831 gene encoding putative F-box protein At3g16210 yields the protein MTKSYIPDDAAFSILSKLPLKSLHRFSCLQKSWSLDSSFMIKLKNNVIYNNPGDSFLPLYLSENELYYFREERFEKKTKLDFPTSFNIQEFDIFGFSSVKGIFCMIESLYTQPQRVVLWNPTTEEFKIIPPSLCVSRLIESSPHDDEWPEFYVHGFGYDQVNNDYKVVRCVQIPLTHYLHIFWEIYSLRNNCWSELKFKMPASYSDRQDLYVYTDGTCHWLSVRYKGYKDRLCLISFYLNNEVFKKTYIPYMDETFDREGEGIQLIVLQKFIGLISYHKSTTTLHISILGEIGVKKSWTKLIVIGMTPSLMHPIRAEKNEEITNNNLTWFDHLITHIFEKLEGKQHTSLVYYEKNYSPTAGMNLIVRRPPIINVYLRRKRKVDLISPKLYTSNCKRMRLI from the coding sequence ATGACTAAAAGTTATATACCTGATGATGCTGCCTTCTCAATTTTATCAAAACTCCCTCTTAAATCTTTGCATCGATTTTCTTGTTTACAAAAATCATGGTCTCTAGATTCATCTTTCATGATCAAGCTCAAGAATAACGTAATATATAACAATCCTGGTGATTCATTTCTACCGTTATATTTATCTGAAAATGAGTTGTATTATTTTCGTGAAGAAAGATTCGAGAAGAAGACTAAATTAGATTTTCCAACTTCATTTAACATTCAAGAGTTTGATATATTTGGCTTTTCTAGTGTTAAAGGCATATTTTGTATGATTGAATCTTTATATACACAACCTCAAAGAGTTGTATTGTGGAACCCAACCACCGAAGAATTCAAGATCATTCCTCCCAGCTTGTGTGTGTCACGTCTCATTGAATCTTCTCCCCATGATGATGAATGGCCAGAGTTTTATGTTCATGGATTTGGTTATGACCAAGTTAACAATGACTATAAGGTGGTTCGTTGTGTACAAATTCCTCTAACTCATTATCTACACATCTTTTGGGAGATATATAGCTTAAGAAATAATTGTTGGAGTGAACTTAAATTTAAGATGCCTGCTTCTTATTCGGATCGTCAGGATCTCTATGTGTACACCGACGGAACATGTCATTGGTTGTCTGTACGCTATAAAGGTTATAAAGATAGACTatgtttaatatcattttatttaaacAATGAAGTCttcaaaaaaacatatataccttACATGGATGAAACTTTTGATCGGGAAGGAGAAGGGATACAACTGATTGTGTTACAAAAGTTCATTGGCTTAATATCATATCATAAGTCTACGACTACACTTCACATATCAATTTTAGGTGAAATCGGCGTGAAGAAGTCATGGACCAAACTTATTGTTATTGGGATGACACCTAGTCTTATGCATCCTATCAGGGcggaaaagaatgaagaaataaCAAACAATAACCTAACCTGGTTTGACCATTTAATTACTCATATATTTGAGAAGCTTGAAGGTAAACAACATACTTCTCTAGTATATTATGAGAAAAATTATTCACCAACAGCAGGAATGAACCTCATTGTTCGTAGACCTCCAATTATCAATGTATACCTTAGGCGTAAGCGCAAGGTCGATTTAATTAGTCCTAAATTATATACGAGTAATTGTAAAAGAATGagattaatttaa
- the LOC131649837 gene encoding F-box protein At1g52495-like: MTKSYIPDDAAFSILSKLPLKSLHRFSCLQKSWSLDSSFMIKLKNNVIYNNPGDSFLPLYLSENELYYFRGERFEKKTKLDFPTSFNIQEFDIFGFSSVKGIFCLIESLYTQPQRVVLWNPTTEEFKIIPPSLRVSRLIESSPHDDEWPEFYVHGFGYDQLTMTIRWFVVYKFL, from the coding sequence ATGACTAAAAGTTATATACCTGATGATGCTGCCTTCTCAATTTTATCAAAACTCCCTCTTAAATCTTTGCATCGATTTTCTTGTTTACAAAAATCATGGTCTCTAGATTCATCTTTCATGATCAAGCTCAAGAATAACGTAATATATAACAATCCTGGTGATTCATTTCTACCGTTATATTTATCCGAAAATGAGTTGTATTATTTTCGTGGAGAAAGATTCGAGAAGAAGACTAAATTAGATTTTCCAACTTCATTTAACATTCAAGAGTTTGATATATTTGGCTTTTCTAGTGTTAAAGGCATATTTTGTCTGATTGAATCTTTATATACACAACCTCAAAGAGTTGTATTGTGGAACCCAACCACCGAAGAATTCAAGATCATTCCTCCCAGCTTGCGTGTGTCACGTCTCATTGAATCTTCTCCCCATGATGATGAATGGCCAGAGTTTTATGTTCATGGATTTGGTTATGACCAATTAACAATGACTATAAGGTGGTTCGTTGTGTACAAATTCCTCTAA